A genome region from Schistocerca nitens isolate TAMUIC-IGC-003100 chromosome 4, iqSchNite1.1, whole genome shotgun sequence includes the following:
- the LOC126252573 gene encoding uncharacterized protein LOC126252573: MSTDRFLMAVQRFAGRRSLPVTVYSDNATTFRAANSELAELFKTMQHTDVQLYCAHHGITWKFIPPRAAWWGGWWEHMIGSVKRCLRKVLGRSQVDEESLNTTLISIEAAINSRPITQGESDTALTPAHFLNGGKLVTIPCGPEPPTRKDLAKEFRLRQKVNDNIWRRWKTEYLLLLRQYHEVKGYPSQRKPRIGEVVLLQEDSKQRHLWKRTVVEEVRHGRDSKIRCIILRQPDGMKICRPVQLVIPLEMDQGGEDVGE; the protein is encoded by the coding sequence atgtccactgacagatttttgatggccgtgcaacgctttgcaggacgtaggagcctaccagtcactgtctactcagacaatgctacaacattccgtgcagccaactcagaactggcagagcttttcaaaaccatgcagcatactgacgtacagctctactgtgcccatcatggaatcacttggaaattcataccaccacgtgcggcttggtggggaggctggtgggaacacatgataggctcagtcaagcgctgcctgaggaaagttcttggtcgctcccaggtggatgaagagagcttaaacaccaccttgatcagcatagaagccgcaataaactcacgacccatcactcaaggagagagcgacactgcattgacgccagcccactttctaaatggtgggaaattagtaacaattccatgtgggccagagccaccaactagaaaggaccttgccaaggagttccgactcagacaaaaggtcaatgacaacatctggcgcaggtggaagacagaatacctcctgctgctaagacaatatcatgaggtgaaggggtacccttcgcagaggaaaccgagaattggagaggttgttctgctccaagaagacagcaaacaacggcacttgtggaagaggactgtggtagaagaagtgcggcatggcagagacagtaaaatacggtgcatcatcctccgccagccagatggtatgaagatctgtcgaccggtccagctggtcatccccctcgagatggaccagggtggggaggatgtcggggaatga